From a single Clupea harengus chromosome 24, Ch_v2.0.2, whole genome shotgun sequence genomic region:
- the LOC122128782 gene encoding adhesion G protein-coupled receptor E4-like, which produces MLFKIMVQFVILGCPWALGLFVDHGKVLEVLFLFLTSQQGTAIFLVHCVLNIEVRRQYRVWWKRFGPSSKQADSSTGTGATLSTSQPAVPLTPVESRDSGNKRDVARQMGNENKRD; this is translated from the exons ATGCTGTTTAAAATCATGGTCCAGTTCGTCATCCTCGGCTGCCCCTGGGCACTGGGCCTATTCGTGGACCATGGCAAGGTTCTAGAGGTTCTCTTCTTGTTCCTCACCTCACAACAGGGAACTGCCATCTTCCTGGTCCACTGCGTCCTCAACATCGAG gtgcGGCGCCAGTACAGGGTGTGGTGGAAGAGGTTCGGGCCGTCCAGCAAGCAGGCGGACTCCAGCACTGGTACCGGAGctaccctctccacctctcaacCTGCAGTTCCACTCACACCAGTAGAGAGCAGGGACTCAGGGAACAAGAGGGATGTTGCAAGGCAGATGGGCAATGAAAACAAGAGggactag